TAGAAGCATCGACACGACCTTTTTCGTCAATCTTGATAATCTTAACATCCACTTCATCGCCAATCGCTACCAAGTCTTCGACACGGTTGGTGCGCGTCCAAGCCATTTCAGAGATATGAACGAGGGCATCTGTCTTATCAAAGAGGTTGACAAAGGCACCGAATTTCTCAATCCGAACCACTTTGGCATGGTAGACTTCATCCACTTTGGCTTCACGCACCAAACCAGCAATGATCTCTTTGGCACGGTTAATCGCATCTTGGTCGCTCGAGTAGATAGATACGTTACCTTCTTCGTCGATATCAATCTTAACGCCTGTTTCAGCGATGATCTTATCGATGGTTTCTCCACCCTTACCGATGACAATCTTGATCTTGTCCACATCAATCTTGATGGTATCAATTTTCGGAGCAGTTGGAGCCAATTCTGGACGAACTTCTGGAATGGTTGCTTCAATCACGTCAAGAATTTCAAAACGCGCTTTCTTGGCTTGAGCAAGAGCCTCAGTCAAGATTTCTGCAGTAATCCCTTGGATCTTGATATCCATTTGAAGGGCTGTAATCCCATCACGAGTACCTGCAACCTTGAAGTCCATATCTCCAAAGTGGTCTTCCAAACCTTGGATATCTGTCAATACTGTATAGTTGTTTCCATCTGAAATCAGACCCATGGCAATACCTGCTACTGGTGCCTTGATTGGCACACCACCTGCCATAAGGGCAAGAGTACCCGCACAGATAGATGCTTGAGATGAAGAACCATTTGATTCCAAGACTTCTGCTACCAAACGGATAGCGTATGGGAATTCTTCCAAGCTTGGCAATACTTGAGCAAGTGCACGCTCACCGAGAGCACCGTGACCAATTTCACGACGACCTGGCGCACCGTAACGTCCAGTTTCCCCAACAGAGTATTGTGGGAAGTTATAGTGGTGCATAAAGCGTTTCTTATACTCTGGATCCAAACCATCGATAATTTGCGTTTCACCCATTGGTGCCAAGGTTAAGATAGAAAGAGCTTGCGTTTGTCCACGCGTAAAGAGTCCTGAACCGTGTACGCGAGGAAGGAAGTCAACCTGAGCATCCAAAGGACGGATTTCATCGACCTTACGACCATCCGGACGAACCTTGTCTTCTGTAATCAAACGGCGCACTTCTGCGTGTTCCATTTGTTCCAAGATTTCAGCCACATCACGCATGATGCGATCAAATTCTTCGTGGTCTGCATATTTTTCTTCGTAAACTGCTGTGACTTGGTCTTTAACTGCTTGAGTTGCAGCTTCACGCGCCAATTTTTCTTCTACTTGAACCGCTTTTTGAAGGTCGCTGTTGTAGGCTGCGATGATTTCAGCTTGCAAGTCAGTATCCACATGAAGCAATTCTACTTCTGCTTTTTCTTTACCAACTGCTGCAACAATTTCTTCTTGGAAGGCAATCAATTCTTTAACGGCTTCGTGTCCTTTAAGAAGAGCTTCCAACATGATTTCTTCTGACAATTCTTTTGCACCAGACTCTACCATGTTGATAGCATGCTTAGTACCAGCTACTGTCAATTCAAGAAGCGATTGCTCTGCTTGTTCTTGAGTTGGGTTAATGATGATTTCTCCATCAACATAACCTACTTGTACCCCAGCGATTGGTCCGTCAAATGGAATGTCTGAGATAGACAAAGCCAATGATGAACCAAACATCGCTGCCATTGGTGCAGATGCATTTTCATCGTAAGAAAGAACTGTGTTGATGACTTGCACTTCGTTACGGAAACCTTCCGCAAACATTGGACGGATTGGACGGTCAATCAAACGCGCTGTCAATGTCGCATCTGTTGAAGGACGTCCTTCACGTTTCATAAAACCACCAGGAAATTTCCCAGCCGCATACATTTTTTCTTCGTAGTTGACTTGAAGTGGGAAGAAATCCCCAGTTGCCATCTTCTTAGACATAACGGCAGCAGTCAAGACAGTTGACTCACCGTAACGCACGACAACAGAGCCATTTGCTTGCTTAGCAACTTGACCAGTCTCTACGATCAACTCACGACCCGCAAAAGTCGTTTGAAACACTTGTTTTGTCATTTTAATCCCCTTTTGGATTGATAATATTATACGCCTTGCCTACAAAGATCAAGATACTAAGGACGTGAAGAATCCCGTATGAAAATAGGAGATTGACGCAGTGTGCCACGCACACCAGGAAATCTATCTTTTTCACTAGGGGATTAGCCCGTGTTCAACTATCAAGATACTAAGGCCGCAAAAAGCAAAGTAAAAATAGGAAACTGGCGAAGTCTTCGATGAAGACAAGACAGTTTATCTTTTTTACACAGCTTTTCGGCCGGGTTCAATTACTCAAGATATTTTGGACGGTTCGGCTTGCCGAACATTTCTGTAGAAAAATAGGAAGGTGACGCCGCACTCGATGAGTGCTAGGAAGCTGATCTTTTTTCCTAAGAAATGAGGCCAAAATTCAATTACTCAAGATACCAAGGACACCCAACTCAATGAGATAGGAATTTCGACAGCCCATCTATATGTTATATCCTCATCTTTGTATCCAAGCACGTATACCTTTTATTTTAACATATTCAAGCCCAAAAGAAAAAGGCTTTGAGGGCCTTTTTCTGTGAATCTTCCGCAAGTTCTATATAAAAATTTTAGAGCTGGATATAGCTTTTGATTATTTTTACGATTTCACGAATTCAGTGCTGTCGACATAAAAGCGTGTTTTGTGGGTTCCACCCTTGTAGTTCTTGTTGTTGCGTTTCAAGACAAAACGTCTGTAAGGGTCGGAAGTGCCTTGGATAGTCGTTGTCACTTCAACTGAATCTTCATTGATCACCCATTCATCCGGTGAAGGGATTTCCATCGGTGGCATCGCTCCGCCACGACCACCAGCTACAATTTCGTAGAAGGCCTTGTCTTTTGTCGAATAGATCCAGCCGTCCTTCTTTTCGTTTGTCAGTTGGATCAGCTGGTCTTGTGACAGACTACGGATAGAGTCCGAGGTCTCTTCAGCATTCAATTTATCAATGACATCTTGTAAATTATAAGTTCCCGGCGTGTAGGTATTTTAGTAATCAATGAACATGTCTTGCGAGTAGCCTTCAACTGCACTGTGATCGTTGTTCAACTCCAGCAAACGAGTCGGTTGCACCTGAAGTGAATAGGTCAAAGACGCACTGTTTTCAATGATCGAATAGATGTCCGCTTGGTCTGCTTTTGACAAGGTCCCAATGGCTTCTTTATCAAGTTCATCTGACTTAGCTTCTTTTGTTTGCTCTTTTTCTTGGGCTTTGTCAGATGATTTTTTGACCGATGAAGCCCATACCGGACTGTGCTTACGCTCATAGCGTTTTGGGGCGCAAGCTGCTAGGGAAAGCAAGAGGGCTGCAGCTAGTAAATATGTTCCAATTTTTTTCATGTTTGTATCCTTATTTTTTAGTTCACACGGTAGTACAAATCGTTCCCATTCGTAGCATCACTCTTACTCCAGTAAATGGATTCACTGCCACCTTCTCTTGAAGGAATGAAAAGAATAGGCGTTTCATTCGTTGCCCCAGGCATCCGACTAACTCCGTGTAGATTACCCTCCTTGAAGTAAAAACCAGAAAATTGAACACCATTAACAGCACTACCATTGACCTTCACAATTCCTTGCGCATCAAACTCAATGCTCGTACCGTACTTATTTTTCCAAACTCCCGCTACACTTGAGAAATTTCCAGCTTTGATTTCATCCAGATTCATCCCAGTGCTTGTTTTGGCAGGGGCAGGAGCTGATTCGGAATTTCCATCCACGCGCGTTGTATAGTCAAGGGCAATCCAGCCTTGTCCAGATTCCAATTTGCCCCAGGTATGACCCTCCGCATCTACGGTTTCCGTGATGGTGTGAGTTCCTTTTGCGATTATCCCTGCAGAGGGAGCTGAGGTTGAGGGCTCTTTTCGAATACGGAGATCCGACACACTGACTTGTACTTGGAAGCTTTCCGATTTTTTCTCTTCTGCTTTCGCTGTTGATTTGGAATCCCCTGAACCTTCAAAATTTTTCCAGTCCAGCTTACTGAGATCCAACTTCTTAGCTGAAATCCCAAGAGCTTGTTCTGCTGTTTCCTTCCCACCGATTTGAATGGTTGCTTTCTTTTCTTCCTTGGCTTCCCCTTTTCCTAGCGAATAAAGGGTTAATTCCATTTCTGGATTAAGGGATTGCCAAGTAGCATAAACGATTTGCCCATTGTCAAAAACTTCTAAACTAGAGCGATAGCCACCTGCAGAAGCCACATAGGCTACGTGGAGCAAGGTTGGCTGGTTATCTTTCAAATAATACACAGCAGCAATCGTTTTGCCATCTCCTATCAGCAGTTCGTCATTACCATCACGATTAAGATCCTCAAAAGCATATTGCCACTCATTGGTACTCCCAAGTGTTTGAAGGTTAAAGACATACGCATATTCTTCTGAAGTTGCTTCAATCTTCTTCGGTTCATTTTGTAAAGCCGTTTGATCTTTGGCATTAATTGCGGTTGCATAAGCCTTGTACCGCTCCAATA
The Streptococcus parasanguinis genome window above contains:
- the pnp gene encoding polyribonucleotide nucleotidyltransferase gives rise to the protein MTKQVFQTTFAGRELIVETGQVAKQANGSVVVRYGESTVLTAAVMSKKMATGDFFPLQVNYEEKMYAAGKFPGGFMKREGRPSTDATLTARLIDRPIRPMFAEGFRNEVQVINTVLSYDENASAPMAAMFGSSLALSISDIPFDGPIAGVQVGYVDGEIIINPTQEQAEQSLLELTVAGTKHAINMVESGAKELSEEIMLEALLKGHEAVKELIAFQEEIVAAVGKEKAEVELLHVDTDLQAEIIAAYNSDLQKAVQVEEKLAREAATQAVKDQVTAVYEEKYADHEEFDRIMRDVAEILEQMEHAEVRRLITEDKVRPDGRKVDEIRPLDAQVDFLPRVHGSGLFTRGQTQALSILTLAPMGETQIIDGLDPEYKKRFMHHYNFPQYSVGETGRYGAPGRREIGHGALGERALAQVLPSLEEFPYAIRLVAEVLESNGSSSQASICAGTLALMAGGVPIKAPVAGIAMGLISDGNNYTVLTDIQGLEDHFGDMDFKVAGTRDGITALQMDIKIQGITAEILTEALAQAKKARFEILDVIEATIPEVRPELAPTAPKIDTIKIDVDKIKIVIGKGGETIDKIIAETGVKIDIDEEGNVSIYSSDQDAINRAKEIIAGLVREAKVDEVYHAKVVRIEKFGAFVNLFDKTDALVHISEMAWTRTNRVEDLVAIGDEVDVKIIKIDEKGRVDASMRALLPRPPKPEHSEEKGEKGPRHGDRPRHHNKDHKPKKDFTITQKDSE
- a CDS encoding DUF6287 domain-containing protein yields the protein MRKLMISLLAGVSVLSLVACTPKRYERQSKPKTATSSSVKKEKTDTGQKHYQEVLERYKAYATAINAKDQTALQNEPKKIEATSEEYAYVFNLQTLGSTNEWQYAFEDLNRDGNDELLIGDGKTIAAVYYLKDNQPTLLHVAYVASAGGYRSSLEVFDNGQIVYATWQSLNPEMELTLYSLGKGEAKEEKKATIQIGGKETAEQALGISAKKLDLSKLDWKNFEGSGDSKSTAKAEEKKSESFQVQVSVSDLRIRKEPSTSAPSAGIIAKGTHTITETVDAEGHTWGKLESGQGWIALDYTTRVDGNSESAPAPAKTSTGMNLDEIKAGNFSSVAGVWKNKYGTSIEFDAQGIVKVNGSAVNGVQFSGFYFKEGNLHGVSRMPGATNETPILFIPSREGGSESIYWSKSDATNGNDLYYRVN